In the genome of Selenomonadales bacterium, the window ATGAACGTTGATCCCAAGGATCCGAAAGCTCCGAATCGTGACCGTTTTGTCTTGTCGAAAGGTCATGCGGCACCGGTGCTTTATGCAACACTTGCAGCAAAAGGCTATTTCCCGGAAGAGGAACTCATGGCACTCCGTCAGGTGAATACGCGTATGCAGGGTCATCCGAGTATGAAAGACTTGCCGGGTGTTGATATGTCTACCGGCTCTCTCGGTCAGGGCTTGGCTGCAGCCAACGGTATGGCCCTTGCCGCACGTCTTGACGGCTCCGACCACCGCATCTTCGTTCTCATGGGCGACGGTGAATTGCAAGAAGGCATGATCTGGGAAGCAGCGATGCTTGCAGGTCATTACAAACTCAGCAATATAACAGCATTCGTTGACTATAACGGACTTCAGATCGACGGTCCTGTCACTGATGTTATGTCGCCGCTTCCGCTTGCGGAAAAATGGCGTGCATTCCAATGGAATGTTATCGAGATCGACGGTCACGACATTCCTGCTATCTATGATGCGATCCAGGCGGCAAAAGCCGAAACGGAAAAACCGACTGTCATTTTGGCTAAAACGGTCAAAGGCAAAGGCGTTTCCTTCATGGAAAATCAAGCAGGCTGGCATGGTAACGCACCGTCTAAAGACCAGTGCGAACAAGTTTTGGCAGAAGATTTGGCATAAGCAGGAGGTTATTGAGTCATGGGTAAAGCTACTAGAGAAGCATACGGCGAGGCTCTGCGTGAGCTTGGCGGACAGAATGAAAATATCGTGGTTTTGGATGCGGACTTGTCCGGTTCGACAAAAACGGCCATGTTTAAAAAAGAATATCCGACGCGTTTCTTCAACGCAGGTATCGCTGAACAGAGTATGATCGGTACGGCGGCAGGTCTTGCGGCAGCAGGCAAAACGGCTTTCGCTTCGACGTTCGCAGTATTTGCAACGGGTCGTGCCTTCGAGCAGATCCGCAACTCTGTTTGTTATCCGAAATTGAACGTAAAAGTTGCGGCAACGCATGCAGGCCTTACGGTCGGTGAAGACGGTGCGACGCATCAGGCGATCGAAGACGTTGCTATCATGCGTGCCCTTCCGAACATGACGGTACTCGTTCCTGCCGATGCGGCAGAAGCAAAAGCTGTCGTTCGCTGGGCAGCAGAATACAACGGCCCTGTATACATTCGCCTTGGTCGTTCGGGTGTACCTGATGTATTCGACGAATCGTACGAATTCAAATTCGGCAAAGCCGTTACGCTCAAAGAAGGTACGGATGTTACGCTCATCGGTATGGGCATCATGACATCGGCAGCTCTCGAAGCGGCAGAAATGCTCGCTGAAGAAGGCATCTCGGCAACTGTTCTCAACATGCCGACGATCAAACCGATCGACGAAGAAGCGATCGCAGCGGCGGCAAAAGCTACGGGCGCGATCGTAACGTGCGAAGAACATAACATTATCGGCGGTCTTGGCAGTGCTGTTGCCGAAGTATTGGCAGAAAAAGCACCTGCTCGTCTTGTTCGAGTCGGCGTAAAAGATACGTTCGGTGAATCGGGCAAACCGGCAGACCTCCTCAAAAAATACGGCTTGACGGCTTCTGACATTGCAGCAGCGGCAAAACAAGCTATCGCAAACAAATAAGATAAGATGCGTAAAGCAGTCTGTACTCACATAATAGTGAGTACGGACTGCTTTTTGTTTAGGGGGAGTGACGATGATACGGTGCTGGTGCCATGTGAGTGACTATCTGAAAAAGCTGTGTATCGGTATCGGCGCGCTCATCGGTGCGTATGTGATGGAGCCAAGTGTGCTGTCGGCGGTGTCGGCATGGCTGTCGTTCGAAACGTATGAGATGTTTTTCGGCCGCGATTGTGCGCTCGGATTGGTCATCGCACTCTTTTGTCACGAGATGGGGCATGTACTCGCGGCGCGCATCGTCGGTGTGCGCACGTCACTTCCGTACTTTTTGCCGATGATCGGTGCTGTCGTCTGCCTTAAACGGTGCACGGTCAATAACGGTCGCGAAGCAGTCATTGCGCTCGGCGGGCCTGCACTCGGCAGTATCAGCGTATGTGCATTTCTTGCCATCCATCTCTGGACAGGCGAGCGCGTCTATCTTTTGTGGTCACATCTTGCCGCGTGGCTCAACCTTATCAACCTTCTGCCGTGCTACCCACTCGATGGCAGTCGTGTCGGTGATGGGATATCACGCCATATGTGGGTCGTTGGCATCGGCTTGACGATCGTTTGTCTTTACGTGTGGGAGCATATCATGTTCCTCTTGCTCCTTTTCGTTTCGCTGTGGCGATGGTGGCGGCAAGGGCGGCGTATAGAGAACATACATCGCTTCAGGCGTACGTGGATACTGGGGTGGTATTTGCTCTTATCGCTGATCCTCGGCTGCTTAACGATGATGACAGAAACACTCCTTTTGCGGTGAAAACGAGTGAATTTTGAATCTATCGGCGAAAAAAGCAGGTATTTCGTCAAAAATGTCTAATTATATAATATTATTTACTATGCAAAACAACTTTCATTTGAGTGGAGGATTTCTTTTGATTACATTATCGAACGTAAGCAAAACATATTCTACCGGTGCTGTTGCGATGGATGATATTTCGATCTCGATCGACAAAGGCGAATTCGTTTTTATCGTTGGTCCGAGCGGTGCCGGGAAATCGACGTTGATGAAGATGCTTTTGTTGGAAGAATCTCCCGATAAGGGCGATCTTATCGTCAACGGACATAACCTCAGAGAACTTCCAAAGAAAAAGATTCCGTATCTCCGTCGCAGTATGGGCGTTATCTTCCAAGATTATCGCCTGCTTCCCGACAAGACGGTCTATGAAAATGTCGCGTTCGCGATGCGTATCGTCGAAGCGTCGCGCCGTGAGATGAAACAGAATATTGAGAAGGTGCTCGGACTCGTCGGCCTCAAGCATAAGGCCAAATCGTTCCCTGCACAGCTGTCGGGCGGTGAACAACAGCGTGTGGCGATCGCGCGTGCCATCGTCAATAATCCTGTTATCGTGATCGCCGATGAGCCGACAGGCAATCTCGACCCCGAGAACTCGTGGGAGATCATGAATATCTTTGAAGAGATCAACAAGTCGGGTACGACGATCGTTATGGCGACACACGATAAAACGATCGTAGACTGTATGCGCCGTCGTGTTATTGCGCTTGAAAAAGGTAAGATCGTACGCGATGAAGCGAAGGGAGGATACGGCGATGAAGGTTAGAACTTCGCTTTATTTGATGAAAGAAGCGTTCGTTTCGCTCAAACGAAATGCGCTGATGAGTTTTGCCTCCATCAGTACGGTAGCGGTATCGCTCCTCGTACTCGGTGCGTTCGGTATACTCGGTCTTAATATGGGATATATGGTGTCGGCACTCGAATCGAAAGTCGAGGTAACGGCATATATGCAAGATTCTGTCGAAGGTGAGGCACTCGCACAGGCAGAAGCGGATATCCGTGCTGTCAGCGGGGTATCGGAAGTGACGTTCGTCACGAAAGCCGAAGCACTAACAAGATTCCGTGAACGTCTTGGCGACCAAGCGTCGATGCTCGAAGCACTCGACGATCAGAATCCGCTTCCCAACTCGTTCGAAATAAAAGTGGACAATCCCGAACTTGTCAGACCGACAGCAGAGGCCATCGAACAGATGGCAGGCGTAGAAACGGTCAAATACGGCAGTGAGATCGTCGATCAGCTGTTCCAGATGACGAAGATCTTACGTATCTTGGGTGCCGTCCTGTTGGGCTTCTTAGTCTTTGCTACGCTCTTTATCATCTCGAATACGATACGCCTGACGGTATTCGCGCGTCGTAAAGAGATCGGTATTATGAAATACGTCGGTGCCACGAATGCGTTTATCCGTCTGCCGTTCTTGATGGAAGGTATGATCCTCGGCTCTGTCGGCGGCACGATCGCGGCAGTTGCGCTCTATTATGCGTATTCGGCACTTCTCTATGAAGTACATCAAGTATTGGCTTTCTTGTACTTGGTACCGCTTCATCCTTTCCTCTATATCATCGGCGGCGCGCTCGTCGGCATCGGTATGCTCATCGGTGCGATCGGCAGTGCCATCTCGCTTAGCCGTTATATGGACGTCTGATGGCGGAGGAATGAAGATGAAACGAACGAAAAAAAGTCTTGCGGTGGCACTTGCGTTCACGATGCTCGTTCCGATGAGCAATGTCTGGGCAGACAATCTGAAAGGACAGCTCGATTCGGTCCAAAAGCAGATGAAGTCTGAGCAGTCGAATATCGACAGTGCCAAGAAGCAGATCAAAAATATTACGGAACATTTGGCTCAACTGCAGCAAGAAACAGAAACGGTGCAGGCTGAGCTGACGAATATACAAACGGAATTGACGGAAACGGAACAGCATATCGCTGAAAACGAAGTCGTTCTTGCTGATGCAGAGGCGCGTCTTGAGGCTCATACGAAGGTGCTTCATAAGCGGCTTAGAGATATCTATATCAACGGAAGGATCAACTATCTCGACGTTCTGTTCGGAGCGAAGGATTTTAACGATCTCGTTACGCGCATGGATCTCTTGAAACGCATCGCCAGCCAAGATGCGGAGCTCGTCAGCAGTGTGCGCAGTGAACGTGCGATTATCGTAGAGAAGCGTCAGCAGCTCGAAGATGATAAGGCACATCTTGTCGTACTCAAAGAAAATGCAGAGGCAAAACAGAAACGTATCGACGAGAACAAAGCACAGCAGCAGAGCCTCTTGGCGAAGGCAAGTGCAGATAAAGCAGAGGCAGAACGTACATACAGAGAGCTTCTTTCGAAATCGAAAGAGATCGAAAATATGCTTCGCAATCGTAAGCCTACATTCAATCAACCTGCACAGGTCAAAGGGAGCGGTGACATTATCTGGCCGCTTGGCAGCAGAAGAGTCACATCTCCGTACGGTTGGCGCGTCCATCCGATCTTCGGTACATCGCGCTATCATAGCGGTATCGACATTGCGGCCAACTACGGTGAGCCTATTTGGGCGGCGGCGGGCGGTACGGTCATCCATTCCGGATGGCTCGGCGGCTATGGTAAAACGATCATCATCGACCACGGCGGCGGCTTGACGACGCTGTATGCACACAACTCGAACTTGACGCTCGGTGTCGGTGCTACGGTAAGAAGAGGGCAAATTGTTGCCCATGCAGGGTCGACGGGTTATTCGACAGGCCCGCACCTTCATTTCGAAGTGCGCAAATATGGGGAACCTGTCAATCCGTACAACTATTTCTAAAACGTATAAAAAAGATATCTCTTACATACAGTAGAGAAGAAATGCACAAATACAGGGGTGTCATGGTTGAGTAAACAAAAGATGTGGCTGCGCATGGTGCTTGCCTTCTTGGCGGGAAGTATGCTGACATTGGCAGGTATACTGTTCGTCATGGAACACGCAGTAAACGGTGCAGTCGGTGCGCTCGATTTTTTTCGCACATTGACAGTCGTTGAACATAAATATGTCGATCAGCCCGAGCTCGAAAAACTCTGGCAAGGATCGATCAAAGGGTTGGTCGAAGCGCTCGATGATCCTCATTCGATATACATGGACGCAGAGATGTTTGATGTATTCGAAAGTGCTACGAGCGGTTCGTTCGGCGGGGTCGGACTCGTTGTCGGAGAAAAAGATGATGAGCTCGTCGTTGTATCGCCGATCGAAGGTACTCCCGGCGAAAAAGCAGGTGTCAAGAGCGGCGATATCATCCTCAAGATAGACGGCGAAGATGCAACGAAGTTGAATCTGACAGAAGCCGTCGAGAAGATACGCGGTGAAGAAGGTACGTCGGTAACGCTCACATTGCGACGAGGCGAAGCGACGAAGGAATTCACCATCGTCAGAGATAATATCCAGGTTCATGCCGTATCGGGCAAGATGCTCGAAGGCGATATCGGATACTTGCGCATCACGAACTTCAATGAAGTCGTTGCCGATGACTTGAAGAAAGAATACAGCCGACTGGAAAAAGAAGGCATGAAACGCATCATTCTTGACTTGCGCGACAACCCTGGCGGACTTCTCGATCAGAGCGTAGAGGTTTCTGAACTGTTCGTACCGAAAGGACCTGTCGTATCCATCGTTGAACGTGACGGCAGTCGAACGACGTATGAATCGAAGTCGGAAGGCTCTCCGTACCCGGTCGTGGTGCTCGTCAACCAAGGCAGTGCCAGCGCATCCGAGATCGTCGCAGGTGCGATACAAGATACGAAATCAGGTACGCTCATCGGAACGAAAACGTTCGGCAAAGGCTCGGTACAAGGCGTGTTCCCGCTTCACAGCGGTGCGGTCAAGCTAACGATCGCCAAGTATTATACGCCGAACGAAACGCTCATCGACGGTGTCGGCATCACGCCTGATATCATTGTAGAAGCGAACGGCAGCAGTACCCACGACAACGTACTTCAAACAGCGATCGCTCATCTGAAAACAAAATAACAGAGAGGTCATTTCGCGATATTGTATCAGCGATGATACAGTACAGTCGAAGTGACCTTTTTTGTTCGGAAGGATTGAATCGAAGTGGTGTACGTGATACGATACGAATAACAGATAATAGATGCGGAGGATAATCTCATGGAATTTGTACAAAATGTAATGATGTTCGTGCTTTCTCATATGATACCGATCTTGATGAATCCGATATTTTGGATCATGGTCGTGCTCGTCGTACTGCAATCGCGCCAGATGCAGCAGCGTCAACGCCGCATCTTCGGTGCTGTCAGCTATTCGATACGCGACCAGCTCCTCAAAGCCATCTTCTACGGCATGATAGGGGGTTTTATCGCGAGCACGCTCGTGACACTGTTTGGTATCACCATCAATCACCTCGGCTTTGCCTACTTGTGGCCTGTTGCCGTCGTATTGATGATGATCAATGCACGATTCTTGTGTTTTGCGTATGCGGGCGGTCTTGTCGGTGCCTCGAGTGTCCTGTTCGGCTGGCCGAGCGTCGATGTACCGCAGCTTCTCGCGTTCATTGCCATTCTCCACTTGACGGAAAGCGTGCTCATCTATATCAGCCGTGACTACGGTGTTGTACCGCTCGTTGTCAAGCTCCCTAACGGCCGCCACGTCGGTGCATACCTTATCCAGAACTTGTGGCCGCTCCCGCTCATCGCACTTAATGCCATCACTGTCCCTGCCGATCAGCTCGTATCACTCTTCGCGTTTCCCGACTGGTGGCCGATGCTCCCGACTGTCATTGAGATACCCGACCTGCATGTGCTTGCGTATGCGGCACTGCCTGTCGTAGCGGCACTCGGTTACAGCGATATGGCCATCGCGAACGAACCGAACGAAAAGAGAAAACGCTCTGCTGTCGGCTTGGCGATCTACAGCGTCGGCCTATTGGCTCTTGCGCTTCTTTCGGCAGATGTGACCTCGCTTCAGCTCTTCGCCGCGCTCTGTGCGCCGATCGGCCACGAACTCCTCATACAGAGAGAAAACGAACGCGAGATGAAAGCAGAACCGATATTCGTCCACCCCGACCGCGGTGTGCGTCTTTTGGCAACAGTCGCCGACAGCCCTGCGCAGAAGGCAGGCCTCAAAAGCGGCGATATCATCACGCGCCTCAACAATGTCTATATCGGTGATGCGATGGACTTAGACGATGCGGCTCATGTGATGGTCGCCAACCGCGAGATCGAATATCTCCGCGAAAGTAAATTGTATCGTACGCATTTGGCAGGTGAACAGGGCGATCCGTACGGCCTTATCCTCGTTCCGCACGGCAATGAAACGCGATATGCGCATCTGGAAGCGGAAGGGGTTGCCGTCATGGACTGGCTCAAAAAACGCGGCGGAAAAAAAGAGTGACAAAGATATACTCATGTGGTATAATATAAATAGTAAATACTAACAAATAATTATTATAAAGTAGGTGATGGCCATGGCGCATGTACCCAAACTGCAGACTGTTCTTTCGGGTGAGTCGATACCATTCCGCGTAGAAGCTCCGTTCGTGCCGACGGGTGACCAGCCGACGGCTATCGCCGAGTTGGCAGATAACATTCGCGCAGGCAAAAAAGCGCAGGTGCTTCTCGGTGCAACGGGGACGGGCAAGACGTTCACGATTGCCAAGACGATAGAGGCGGTACAGAAGCCGACGCTCGTCATCGCACATAACAAGACGCTGGCGGCACAGCTTGCGAGCGAGTTCAAAGAGTTTTTCCCCGATAATGCGGTAGAGTATTTCGTCAGCTATTACGATTACTATCAGCCGGAAGCATATATCGCGCAGACGGACACGTATATCGAAAAGGATGCTTCTATCAATGATGAGATAGACAAGCTCCGCCATTCGGCAACGAGTGCGCTGTTCGAGCGCAAAGATGTGATCATCGTGGCGAGCGTGTCGTGCATCTACGGCTTGGGTTCGCCGGAAGAATATAAGAATCTCGTGCTCTCGCTCCGTCAGGGGCAGATACGCGATCGTGACGAGATCTTGCGCAAGCTGGTAGCGATCCAGTATGAACGCAACGATATCGGATTTGAGCGCGGTAAGTTTCGTGTGCGCGGCGATGTGATAGAAGTCGTTCCCGCAGGATATCAGGAACGCGCCATCCGCATCGAGCTGTTCGGTGATGAGATAGACCGCATCGTCGAAGTCGATATTTTGACGGGCGAAGTGCTTGCCGAGCGCAAACATATCGTCATTTATCCTGCGTCGCATTACGTTACGTCGCGAGAGAACATGGAGCGTGCCGTCAGTTCCATCGAAGCGGAACTGGCAGAACGGCTCGAGGTACTGCGCGGGGAAGGCAAGCTTCTGGAAGCACAGCGCCTTGAACAGCGAACGAACTACGATCTCGAGATGATGCAGGAGATGGGCTACTGCTCGGGCATCGAGAACTACTCTCGTCATCTGACGAACCGTCAGGCGGGTGAAGCGCCGTATACGCTGATGGATTATTTTCCCGACGATTATCTGCTCGTCATTGATGAATCGCACGTGACGATCCCGCAGGTGCGCGCTATGTATGCAGGAGACCGCTCGCGCAAGGAATCGCTCGTGGCGAACGGATTTCGTCTGCCGTCGGCATTCGACAACAGACCGTTTCAATTCAGCGAATTTGAAGAGCATATCAATCAGATCATCTATGTTTCGGCGACACCTGCACCGTATGAGCTTGGACAGGCGGACGGGGTCGTACAGCAGATCATTCGTCCGACGGGGCTTCTTGATCCCGAGATAGAACTCAGACCGATCGCAGGACAGATGGACGATCTTCTCGGCGAGATCAAACTGCGTGCGAAGAAGAATGAGCGTGTGCTCGTCACGACGCTGACGAAACGCATGGCAGAAAATCTGACCGATTATTTAAAAGAAATGAACGTTCGTGTGCGGTATCTTCATTCGGATATTGCGACGATCGAGCGGGCGGAGATCATCCGCGACCTCCGTGCAGGTGAGTTCGACGTTCTGGTCGGTATCAACCTTCTTCGTGAGGGCCTTGACCTGCCCGAGGTATCACTCGTGGCGATCCTCGATGCCGATAAGGAAGGCTTCCTCCGTTCGGATACGTCGCTGATTCAGACGATAGGCCGTGCGGCGCGTAATGCCGAAGGGCGCGTTATCATGTATGCCGATCGTGTGACTGATTCGATGAAACGTGCTATTGACGAAACGGAACGCCGCCGCGAAGTACAGCAGGCATACAATACGAAACATGGTATTACACCGCAGACCGTCAAGAAAAAAGTCAAGGAACTCATCGAGTTGACGAAGGTCGCAGAATCGCCTGCCGAATATCGCGCGAAAAAACCGAGCGAGATGACAGAAGCGCAGCGGCTCGATCTTATCGACAGTTTAGTGAGCGAGATGACCGAAGCGTCGCGTAAGCTCGAATTCGAACGTGCGGCAAAACTGCGCGACATGATCGTTGAGCTGAAAGGCAGTCTGCCCGAGAAGAAAAAACGCACAAAAAAAGTGAAGAAATAGATCAAAGAGGGACTAGTGTGAAAGATAAAATTATCATAAAAGGAGCAAGACAACACAATCTGAAAAATATCGACGTGGAGATCCCGCGCGATAAGCTCGTCGTTGTGACGGGTCTGTCGGGCTCGGGCAAGTCGTCACTTGCGTTCGATACTATCTATGCCGAAGGACAGCGCCGCTATGTCGAATCGCTCTCTGCCTATGCGCGCCAATTCCTCGGTCAGATGGATAAGCCCGATGTCGATTATATCGAAGGCTTATCGCCTGCTATTTCGATCGACCAGAAGACGACGAGCCGCAATCCGCGTTCGACTGTCGGTACGGTGACCGAGATCTACGATTATCTGCGCCTTTTGTTCGCGCGTGTCGGCAGACCCTACTGCCCGAAATGCGGTAAGCCGATACAGCAGCAGACGGTACAGCAGATGGTCGATGCATTGATGGCATATCCCGAGCGGACGAAGCTTATTATCATGGCACCACTCGTACGCGGTAAAAAGGGGACGCATCAGCGCGTACTCGAACAAGTGAAAAAAGACGGCTACGTGCGTGTGCGTGTCGACGGTATGATGTACGATATCGGCGATGAGATCACGCTCGAAAAGACGAAGAAGCATACAATAGAAGTCGTCATCGACCGCCTTGTTGTACGCGAAGGGGCAGAGGACCGCATTGCCGACTCTATCGAAACGGCTCTCAAACTATCGGACGGTATCGTGCTCGTGCAGATCATCGACGGAGATGAGTTGACATTCAGTCAGAATTTCTCCTGTATCGACTGCGGTATCAGTTTGCCCGAGATCGCACCGCGTATGTTCTCGTTCAACAATCCGATGGGGGCGTGTCCTGCTTGTACAGGTCTTGGCAGTCATATGGAATTCGATCTTGCGCTCGTCATTCCCGACGAATCGCTCACCTTCCGTCAGGGCGTCGTTGCACCGCTCAGTAAGAACGAAAGCTCGTATGCGATGTGCCAGATGCGTGCCGTTTTGGAGAAATACGGCTACACGCTCGATACGCGATTTGCCGATCTCGCAAATGATGTGAAAGAGAAGCTCATCTACGGTACGGGCGAAGAAAAGTTTTTCTATACGTACGAGAATATGTACGGCGAAATAAAAGAATATCATAACTCGTTTGAAGGTATCATGCCGCTTCTTGCGCGTCGTTATCAGGAAACACATTCCGAATCGACGCAAGCCGAGTATGAAGAATATATGAGCGTGCGCCTCTGTCCGACTTGCCGTGGTGCGCGCCTTAAGCCTGAAGTGCTTGCCGTCAAAATAGGCGGTAAAAATATCTACGAAGTGACGCAGATGACGATCGCGGAAGGTATCGACTTTTTTGAGAATGTCGCATTTACCGAACGCGAACAGTTCATTGCGCGTCAGATATTGAAAGAGATCAAAGCTCGTTTGTCGTTCTTGATGAACGTCGGCCTCAACTATCTGACGCTTGACCGTGCGGCAGGAACGCTGTCGGGCGGAGAGGCACAGCGTATCCGACTTGCTACGCAGATCGGGTCGGGTCTTGTCGGTGTTCTTTATATCCTCGATGAACCGAGCATCGGTCTGCATCAGCGCGACAACAATAAGCTCCTCGCTACGCTGGAGCATCTGCGCGATGTCGGCAACACGCTCCTCGTCGTTGAGCATGACGAAGATACGATGTATGCCGCCGACCACATCATCGACATCGGCCCTGCGGCAGGTCTTGGTGGAGGAGAGATCGTCGCGGCGGGCACTGTCGATGAGATCAAAGCGACTGTCGGTTCGGCAACAGGTGATTATCTCAGCAGAAGAAAGTTTATTCCTGTACCTGCCGTGCGCAGACAGCCGAGTGATAAGTGGATAGAAGTCATCGGTGCGGCAGAGAATAATCTCAAGCATATCGATGCGAGATTTCCGCTCGGCGTGCTGACTGTCGTTACAGGCGTATCGGGCTCGGGCAAAAGTACGCTCGTCAATGAGATCCTGTATAAAGGACTTGCCGACCGCATCTATCGGACGAAGAATCGTCCCGGCAAGCATCTGGATATCCGCGGAACAGAGCATATCGATAAAATTATCGACATCGACCAATCGCCCATCGGGCGCACACCGCGCTCCAACCCTGCGACGTATACGGGGCTGTTTGATACGATACGCGAAGTATTCAGCCAGACGCCCGAAGCCAAGATGCGCGGATACAAGCCCGGCAGATTCAGCTTCAATGTGCGCGGTGGCCGCTGTGAAGCGTGTCGCGGTGACGGTATCATCAAGATAGAGATGCACTTCTTATCAGACGTCTATGTACCGTGCGAAGTCTGCCGCGGTGCACGCTACAATCGTGAAACGCTCGGCGTGAAATACAAAGGCAAAACGATCGCCGATGTGCTCGATATGATCGTCGACGAAGCCGTAGAATTCTTTCAGCATATTCCGAAGCTCGCACGCAAGCTCAAAGTCCTGCAAGATGTCGGCCTCGGTTATATCAAGCTCGGACAGCCTGCCACTACCTTGTCGGGCGGGGAAGCACAGCGCGTCAAGCTGGCTACCGAACTGTCGCGCCGTTCGACAGGCAAGACGCTCTATATCTTAGACGAACCGACGACGGGACTGCATACGGCAGATATCCATAAGCTTCTTGAAGTACTGGGCAGACTCGTTGAAGGCGGTGATACAGTCATCGTCATCGAGCATAACCTTGACGTCATCAAGACAGCCGACCATATCATAGACCTCGGCCCTGAAGGAGGTTCGGGCGGCGGCATGATCGTTGCATCGGGTACGCCCGAA includes:
- a CDS encoding transketolase; amino-acid sequence: MANTLTETQVLDLQTKAKAIRRNIVKMITEAKSGHPGGSLSATDIVTTLYFAEMNVDPKDPKAPNRDRFVLSKGHAAPVLYATLAAKGYFPEEELMALRQVNTRMQGHPSMKDLPGVDMSTGSLGQGLAAANGMALAARLDGSDHRIFVLMGDGELQEGMIWEAAMLAGHYKLSNITAFVDYNGLQIDGPVTDVMSPLPLAEKWRAFQWNVIEIDGHDIPAIYDAIQAAKAETEKPTVILAKTVKGKGVSFMENQAGWHGNAPSKDQCEQVLAEDLA
- a CDS encoding transketolase family protein, whose amino-acid sequence is MGKATREAYGEALRELGGQNENIVVLDADLSGSTKTAMFKKEYPTRFFNAGIAEQSMIGTAAGLAAAGKTAFASTFAVFATGRAFEQIRNSVCYPKLNVKVAATHAGLTVGEDGATHQAIEDVAIMRALPNMTVLVPADAAEAKAVVRWAAEYNGPVYIRLGRSGVPDVFDESYEFKFGKAVTLKEGTDVTLIGMGIMTSAALEAAEMLAEEGISATVLNMPTIKPIDEEAIAAAAKATGAIVTCEEHNIIGGLGSAVAEVLAEKAPARLVRVGVKDTFGESGKPADLLKKYGLTASDIAAAAKQAIANK
- the ftsE gene encoding cell division ATP-binding protein FtsE; its protein translation is MITLSNVSKTYSTGAVAMDDISISIDKGEFVFIVGPSGAGKSTLMKMLLLEESPDKGDLIVNGHNLRELPKKKIPYLRRSMGVIFQDYRLLPDKTVYENVAFAMRIVEASRREMKQNIEKVLGLVGLKHKAKSFPAQLSGGEQQRVAIARAIVNNPVIVIADEPTGNLDPENSWEIMNIFEEINKSGTTIVMATHDKTIVDCMRRRVIALEKGKIVRDEAKGGYGDEG
- the ftsX gene encoding permease-like cell division protein FtsX; amino-acid sequence: MKVRTSLYLMKEAFVSLKRNALMSFASISTVAVSLLVLGAFGILGLNMGYMVSALESKVEVTAYMQDSVEGEALAQAEADIRAVSGVSEVTFVTKAEALTRFRERLGDQASMLEALDDQNPLPNSFEIKVDNPELVRPTAEAIEQMAGVETVKYGSEIVDQLFQMTKILRILGAVLLGFLVFATLFIISNTIRLTVFARRKEIGIMKYVGATNAFIRLPFLMEGMILGSVGGTIAAVALYYAYSALLYEVHQVLAFLYLVPLHPFLYIIGGALVGIGMLIGAIGSAISLSRYMDV
- a CDS encoding peptidoglycan DD-metalloendopeptidase family protein, translating into MKRTKKSLAVALAFTMLVPMSNVWADNLKGQLDSVQKQMKSEQSNIDSAKKQIKNITEHLAQLQQETETVQAELTNIQTELTETEQHIAENEVVLADAEARLEAHTKVLHKRLRDIYINGRINYLDVLFGAKDFNDLVTRMDLLKRIASQDAELVSSVRSERAIIVEKRQQLEDDKAHLVVLKENAEAKQKRIDENKAQQQSLLAKASADKAEAERTYRELLSKSKEIENMLRNRKPTFNQPAQVKGSGDIIWPLGSRRVTSPYGWRVHPIFGTSRYHSGIDIAANYGEPIWAAAGGTVIHSGWLGGYGKTIIIDHGGGLTTLYAHNSNLTLGVGATVRRGQIVAHAGSTGYSTGPHLHFEVRKYGEPVNPYNYF
- a CDS encoding S41 family peptidase; translation: MWLRMVLAFLAGSMLTLAGILFVMEHAVNGAVGALDFFRTLTVVEHKYVDQPELEKLWQGSIKGLVEALDDPHSIYMDAEMFDVFESATSGSFGGVGLVVGEKDDELVVVSPIEGTPGEKAGVKSGDIILKIDGEDATKLNLTEAVEKIRGEEGTSVTLTLRRGEATKEFTIVRDNIQVHAVSGKMLEGDIGYLRITNFNEVVADDLKKEYSRLEKEGMKRIILDLRDNPGGLLDQSVEVSELFVPKGPVVSIVERDGSRTTYESKSEGSPYPVVVLVNQGSASASEIVAGAIQDTKSGTLIGTKTFGKGSVQGVFPLHSGAVKLTIAKYYTPNETLIDGVGITPDIIVEANGSSTHDNVLQTAIAHLKTK
- a CDS encoding PDZ domain-containing protein; the protein is MEFVQNVMMFVLSHMIPILMNPIFWIMVVLVVLQSRQMQQRQRRIFGAVSYSIRDQLLKAIFYGMIGGFIASTLVTLFGITINHLGFAYLWPVAVVLMMINARFLCFAYAGGLVGASSVLFGWPSVDVPQLLAFIAILHLTESVLIYISRDYGVVPLVVKLPNGRHVGAYLIQNLWPLPLIALNAITVPADQLVSLFAFPDWWPMLPTVIEIPDLHVLAYAALPVVAALGYSDMAIANEPNEKRKRSAVGLAIYSVGLLALALLSADVTSLQLFAALCAPIGHELLIQRENEREMKAEPIFVHPDRGVRLLATVADSPAQKAGLKSGDIITRLNNVYIGDAMDLDDAAHVMVANREIEYLRESKLYRTHLAGEQGDPYGLILVPHGNETRYAHLEAEGVAVMDWLKKRGGKKE